In the genome of Vicia villosa cultivar HV-30 ecotype Madison, WI linkage group LG7, Vvil1.0, whole genome shotgun sequence, one region contains:
- the LOC131619260 gene encoding uncharacterized protein LOC131619260, producing the protein MDVVEKQRGGVFFLYGYGGTGKTFMWNTLSAALRSKKKIVLPVASSGIASLLLPGGRTAHSRFKIPVPTLENSICSINKKDDLAELLKVTDLIIWDEAPMANKFCFESLDKSLKDIMSGMPNASQKIFGGKVVVFGGDFRQILPVIPRGTRSDIIHATINSSYIWDHCKVLKLTKNMRLQSRISASTTDDIRSFSEWILNIGDGTMCESNDGYADICIPDEFLISNFSDPIKAIVEDTYLDLIHNYLDSDYLQSRAILASTIEVVDHINKYITNLLPGEDKEYFSSDSIDKSDATNFDAYEHVTPEFLNALKTSGLPNHSIRLKVGVTIMLMRNLDQSEGLCNGTRLTVTRLASHVIEAKIISGKNVGNIIYIPRMSLFPSQSPWPFKLVRRQFPIMVSFAMTINKSQEQSLDHVGLYLPKEVFSHGQLYVAISRVKSKKGLKILIHDKDIEPMCNTTNVVFKEVFQNL; encoded by the exons ATGGATGTTGTCGAAAAGCAGCGAGGTGGGGTCTTTTTCTTATATGGCTATGGAGGAACTGGTAAGACCTTTATGTGGAACACTTTATCAGCTGCACTTAGGTCTAAGAAAAAAATTGTCTTGCCGGTTGCATCAAGTGGGATTGCAAGTTTATTGTTACCAGGTGGCCGAACAGCTCATTCTAGGTTTAAGATTCCTGTCCCTACTTTAGAAAATTCTATTTGCAGCATTAACAAAAAAGATGATCTTGCTGAGCTTCTAAAGGTGACCGATCTTATAATATGGGATGAAGCTCCTATGGCTAACAAATTTTGCTTTGAATCTCTTGAtaaatccttgaaagatattatgaGCGGAATGCCTAATGCATCTCAAAAAATATTTGGAGGTAAGGTTGTCGTTTTTGGTGGTGATTTTAGACAAATTCTACCCGTTATACCAAGAGGCACTAGATCTGATATCATCCATGCAACAATCAATTCTTCTTATATTTGGGACCACTGTAAAGTCTTGAAGCTTACAAAGAACATGAGGTTACAATCTCGTATAAGTGCTTCTACTACTGATGACATTAGGAGCTTTTCAGAATGGATTTTAAATATTGGGGATGGGACCATGTGTGAGTCGAATGATGGTTATGCTGATATTTGTATTCCAGATGAGTTTTTAATTTCAAACTTTTCAGATCCCATTAAGGCAATTGTGGAGGATACCTACCTTGATCTTATTCATAACTATCTTGATTCGGACTATCTCCAAAGTCGTGCAATCTTAGCTTCAACAATTGAAGTAGTTGATCATATTAACAAATATATCACAAACCTTCTTCCAG GAGAAGACAAAGAATACTTCAGTAGCGATTCTATAGATAAATCTGATGCTACTAATTTTGATGCATATGAGCATGTCACACCTGAATTCCTTAATGCTCTCAAAACTTCTGGATTGCCTAATCATTCAATTAGGTTGAAAGTTGGCGTCACAATAATGTTAATGCGCAATTTAGATCAGTCTGAAGGCTTGTGCAATGGTACACGACTCACTGTAACCAGACTTGCATCTCATGTCATTGAAGctaagatcatttctggaaaaaatGTTGGTAACATCATTTATATTCCTAGGATGTCATTGTTTCCATCACAGTCACCATGGCCATTTAAATTGGTTAGACGCCAATTCCCCATTATGGTTTCCTTTGCCATGACTATTAACAAGTCTCAAGAACAGTCTCTTGACCATGTTGGTTTGTATTTGCCAAAAGAGGTTTTTAGTCATGGTCAATTATATGTCGCGATCTCAAGAGTTAAGTCAAAAAAAGGATTAAAGATTCTTATTCATGATAAGGATATAGAACCAATGTGTAACACCACTAACGTTGTTTTCAAAGAAGTGTTCCAAAACTTGTGA